Within the Medicago truncatula cultivar Jemalong A17 chromosome 4, MtrunA17r5.0-ANR, whole genome shotgun sequence genome, the region GTAGTGTTGGTTACAATTGCACTTAGTCACTGCTCCTAATCTATGTGTGCATTTAGATTGTTGGAAAAATGAGGGTAGGAATAACAAGCTTAGGGCAGTTTATGGTTAATTTGGCATGACCTAATTTGGGGTATTTGGATGTGGAGAAATGATAAAACCTTTAATAATAGTGCTAAGGAGGATCATAATATAGTGTGGGATATAAAGGTTTCATCTTGGCATTAATGTACCTTTCAACACTTTTGGGctgaatttttctttccaaaaatacccttaattttcaatacaaacaacacatgtaacaaatagataagaataaatttaaatattaaaataaaagtgtaacaaacacaaatgtccaattttttcctttatcatttaaaaagggTGTGGTTATCATGTATAAggaatccttatgcaccctgcataagtCACAGCCCATTAACCGGTagcccaacataattgcttcatACACCCTCAAAGGAAACCAAATGCGggaccaaacaaaacaaaacaaaacgaaCCAAACGCGGAAACAAACTGAATCATCACCACCggaatcttcaatctcatcatcaacattgtcgttcatcatcatcaccgtcattcaccatcatcatcaccgtaccgaaatcatcatcatcatcaccaccgtcattcatcatcatcaccgtcaATCAAAATTGTATATGTTAGTTGGAAATGGTTTCAGAGTATTGATTTGGTTCAATGACAGTCACAAATGTCcttattatattatgttttgtataaaattatgccaaaaccattttgctgtggaaatggtttctgtgagttggactccaaaaccattttgctgtggaaatggtttctatgagttgtactccaaaaccattagatgtactaaATAGCAGCGAAGGAACCTAACTGCTTTAACAAACTCAATCCTATCGGTAACCTTCACCATGCGAATCCTGAGTTGCATCCATTACCTCCGCTAACTAAATCTCTCGTCGTCGATTCTCATTCTCCACCGGCAGTGTCTTCTACTTGAATAGTAAATTCATTTTTCAGCAATTCATTTTTTGAGTTTTCAATATAAAACCACCAAAATCACTAAGCTCAACCACTGTTTCGATCCATCGCAAGTTACAGAAGCGTTTTTTAGAACAAACACAACGTGAACCTTTGAATCCGAAATCGGTTCTGACGGTAACAAAGCCAAATTGACATCACCAAGCTTCAACAACACAAGCTGGTTTTGAAGCCATGAACAGAACAACAGACTGAACCAAATCAAGCTTAGCCAAACAGAACCGGTCGGAATGGAAGGAGAAAGCAAATCGAAGTCGTAGGATCATCAATCCAAGCTGTTTCCGGCACGCCGTTACGACATGGCATCGGAGGCAGTGGTCCAGTGATGAAGAAATCGGAGACGTTTTCCAGTAGGGAGAAAAGTGTTTCTCTTGTGAGGAAAGAACCGTCACTGAGTCAGGACGAGTTGAATCAGCGAGTTGAAGCGTTTATTAACAAGTTCAACGCGGAGATGAGGTTGCAGAGACAAGAATCGTTGAGGCATTAGGATTATTACACGTGTCCACtaaatctgatggttgtgaagtgtttatgcaggGTGCGCATAAGAAAATGACTTTAAACAACAAATTTgtctataataaaaattgttgttgatgtcattaagaaaaataagaatttagattatatatatttttttatattatttgttttattgaaataaataattatgattagtttgatttgttataatttaaaggcttaattgcacttttggacccctatctttccaaaagttgcagttatggacccctaactaatttaaatacaaaacagccccttatgttttgattctttggcagttttggacccccagtccattgttgactcggtcaacgctgacgtggcaccctaagtgaggtgccacgtgtcaattttttttttttttttttgccttgggggtccaaaactgtcaaagaatcaaaacatagggggctgttttgtatttaaattagttaggggtccataaccgcaacttttagaaagatagggggtccaaaagtgcaattaagcctaatttaaaagcaaaaaacatttatatttttacttttaatcaaaattaaaaattcataaaaaaaaaacatccttcATACTTTTGAAACGTCCGCGTTGGTTAAGAATAAAAGCAAGACTtgttcattcataaaaaaataaaagcaaatctcgttcaacaaaataaaataaaagaaaatcataaataattgttgtaatCACGTTTAATCCATAAATATGTCACGACACGAGTTTTGTAAACGTAGAATATTGTACCCTTTACTGTAAACCCTAAAACTCAATTTGTTTGCTTTGCTTAGGAAGAAGAAGCTATGGCAGCGGCATTCCTCCCCGACGAACTCATCATGGAAATCCTCTCTTGTCTCCCCGTTAAACCTCTTATGAAATTCAGATGCGTCAACAAGTTTTTCAACACTGTCATCTCTGATCCTCAATTCGTTGAAGTGCATCTCAATAAATCAGTACGAAACCCGCACCTCACATCAATTTTGGAACAATATAACGAGGATAAACAAGTAATTGATTGGAATCTTGTAACCTTCCCAATTTCTCGTTTACTCGAGAATCACTCGACCTCCGTTCTTTATTATGATCCTTACTATAGATTGACCAATGACTACTGCCGTTGGTGGGTCGTTGGTTGGTGTAATGGATTGCTATGCTTGATTGATATGCGTAAGTCACGTTCTCAAGATTCACGAATCTGTTTTTGGAACCCCGCCACTAGGACAAAATCTGAGTATTTGTTACCCTCTTCTAACAATTGTATTTGGTTTGCTTTTGGTTACGATACTTTGGCCAAAACTTATAAGGTGGTGTCATTCTGCAAAGAGTTGGACGTGGAGCATGGTAATCCAAGAATCTGGGTGAAAATTTTCAGCATGGGGAATAATTCTTGGAGAAATATTCAATGCTTCCCCATGCTTCCACTTTGCAGGTTTAATAACCATGGGGTGTATTTGAATGATACTATTAACTGGTTGGCTCTACGTGATCACTCTGTTTCGGATATATTTTATTGGAATGATAGACTTACTACTGTTAAGCAATGTGTGATTCTTTCACTTGATCTATCAAGTGAGAAATACACTCAATTTTTGCTTCCTCGGGATTTTGATAAGGTTCCACGTTATCAGCCAAAGCTTGTTGTTTTGATGGGCTGTCTTTGTTTTTGTCATGATTTTGAGGAAACTCATTCTGTTATATGGCAAATGAAGGATTTTGGCGCCCAAGAGTCTTGGATTCAACTATTAAAAATTAGTTATAGCAATTTCTTTTCACCAATGGAGCATAAACAGTTAGATTTGTTACCACTATATCTTTCTGAGAACAGGGATACATTGATATTGGCAAATGATCACGATGACGAAGAGGCATTTATCTATAACTGCAAAGACAACAGAGTCAAGAGAATTGAAATTACCAATAAAATATTGTGGTCCCGGACCAATGATTACGTTGAAAGTTTAGTTTTGACACATTGAATGTGAGTTTCCCTAACACGTATaactagttttattttatgtcattCATATAAACTAGTTTGAATTGATGTACTTCATATATATTGCTATTAAATCCTTGTCAGTTTATAATAATATGTTGTGTAAATATTTTGTATAATTGCTTGGCTGCTTAGCTTGTTTAAAATGTAGAATAAGTATCTATTAACTATTGTTGGATGTTTGGCTCTAATGAATTGGAGTAATTTGTCTTCATGATATTATAAGTTCGaagatgataattttttaaggtAATTTCCTGGAGAACAATTATCGTAGAGGTAAAGTCATTTACTGTTTAAATAGTCGTATAGAAAAAACTAAATTGTCCTTGTTTTGGGAAGATAATACATTATTTAGAATTGAGATGCAGGGAAAACCTAAACAGAATAATAGAACGTGTAAGGTGGAAGTGGGAAACTGATTTATGAGCAAGTGACATATATCAGTAATTTAGAGTATATagactagagcaagttttataCTGAAAAACCGTGTATAGAGACTGAGATTGTATGGGAACagacccaaaatattatttgaacaatcgACATTTCAAAAACTCTTTTAAATGACTCTTTGATTTTGCATGAACATCTTGGTATAAGGTATAATTTTGGGAAGCTTGAATGGTTTATGTTTGAATTAAGTTACTtggaaatttattttgattgtttaGATAGCATATAAACAATCTGCCGTTGAAGTGAAAAACCGTTGGAAATGTCTATATTTGGAATTTTATCAGTGATGGTTTTTGTCCATTCAATGATTCCTTCAGTTCTATTCTTGTTTTTGTCTACTGAAAGTAATGAGTTCATTTCACAAAAATGAGTTTTCACTAGAGCTCATTAATATTTGGTATGAAGGATTATTTCAAagtcatgttttaattttctgTCGTGGGTTCTATATTATGTTTGCTGCAACATAGAAATAATGCAGTCCACAGACTAATTTGCTGGATTTTTTTTGAAGCAATTTTGCAGGATTTGTTTTCTTCTCCACtgccattttatttcacaaGTTCGTATACGAAATACAAGACTGAGTGGACCGGGCACTTAGCTCATGTGCTTACCCGTCTTCTTTCATAATCTATCTCCTGCCTTGCACAAAAATGTATAGTTGACAGTGCTGGTACCAACATCGTCTCAACGCTTTTAAAATTGTTATACACATGTTCGCAGTCACTGTGTCTGATGGTATTGTTCATGCTGTTTCCGTCACAATGACCAACTATCTTCATAAAGACAAGGATCAGCCATTACTTTTGGACTTGAAAGTTAGTTATTCGCTGGTTGAAAGAAGGTGATTCTATTTTCAAGATTTGGCTTAATTTAGCGTTAcgattataataattttattgggAATGATTTTGATACTATTAGCGCATGCAATTATGAGATATCTAGAATAATTAAGGaagtattttataatttgattttaaactGTTActtaacacaattttttttcctaacttGAGTGTTGTTGGATACATTGGCAAAAAGAGGATCGAACATGACAGGAAAGCTGGATACAATGGTTCTCTGTCTGATATTGTTGTTGGGTGTGAATTGTTTTATCAACTCTTCTTAACTTTGGATGGGAGTTTAGTTTCCATTATGGACTCTTATGGGAAGCCTAATACCAAAAGAATGAAGAGTGGTTCACAcatcaaaaagaacaaaattagaATTAAGAAAAAACACAAGTGACTTGAATTTTGAAGTAGGAAatgtgttaaaaaagaaaacagaatgCTAACAGAAACAGCAAACAAATTTTAACTTTCAATCTAGCCAGAGTCCATTGCCAAGACAATACCTTTATTTCCACGATCAATTCTTCCGCCACCTTCGCCGTATTTTTTGAAGATTCTACTATTAACCGCATTCCAGATTACCAAAATTGTTGCTtgccaaatcaaacaaaatcctTGCCAAAACCGCCTCACCAATCCAACATTCCAAGTGTAAAAACAAATTTGGAGGCGAAATAAACATGACATCTAACAGTCGCACCACCAAATTCCATACCCCATTGGTCACGTCGTAAAACTAAGAGGTTATTCGTATTTTCCGCTATCGAGTCACATAAAACGCAGTTTCTCGAAGCCTCCAAAGGAAGAATATTGCAAATAATAAGAATAGATTTCATCGGAATACAATAAGTAAAAGTTTCCACGGAAAAGCTACCACTATTGATGGAGCTTTGCCTTTCCAAATATAACCGAAAACATTCTTCTCACTGTGGTTCCATCTATCTTCCCACACCATAGACTTTTCATACAATTTGTAAGTCGACGATACCGAAAACAAACCATTCTCCTTCGGCCTCCATTTCCAAATATTTGTCCCTTGAGTACAATTTATAAATCCTTACAATACCTCCAACTAGTTTGTTAGAAGCCTTCCCTCCCACACAAATAAGTTTCTCCTCCAAGATAGATCAAAGTATTTAAAACCATTCGTCAACTCCGACATTTCTCTTACAAAAGAAAGTTTATGATTTGAAAACCAAAAAAGTCTCTGAAGTTGATGTCCTAAAGTTGTTCTTCCCCTCCACCTATCATTCCAAAAACTAGTCCTCGACCACCAATCCCAACTTGCAGCACCACTTCCGAATTAAACCAATTTAAGCAACACAATCTTCTAATGATAATGCATTCTTCCACCAATGGGATTTCCTCCAACATCCTACCCACTCCCTCGGTATTTCTCCACCAGAACACTTTCCACAATGGactatcatcttttttttttaaagacattgGACTATCAACTTATCATCCTCCATCTatgaaaagataaatagagcattaaaaatatgaaagtgaaatgaaaataaattcaatttaaaaaaatgaaattaatgatttttgagAGGATATAATTGAAAAGCTGATatgtaaaaaaaactataaataattattatttatactaGCTTTTAGACAGACACTCCTCTCCTCGTCCATCCGTTTGCTCTTCTTATTGCGCATAAATTAGGAacaatagtttttctaaaattttgattaaatttataGATGTAGACaatagatattttgcactttcatattgtaacaaattatacttatttttttttaatgataacaacaatataacaaatataatatctttcaaaaaattataaaggtaAAAAACTTTATCCCCGAATAACCCCTCTCGTTCTTAAAAACCTCACACAACCCTCCCAACGCGTTCTTCAAATCTTGATGCCCTAATTTACAGAATGGATTCTTTTTCAAAGTTATTTCATAAAATCGAACTGTATAGAAATTCACAAATTCAAATTGTGTGCTGCTTTTTTATTTCACTATTTAGCGCTTTACTTGAAGACATGCACGGCTTAATGGACGAAGCTTTGGAGGAGCGGCCTCAGTTGTTGTCAGCGGTCTTCCCCGATGAACTGATGGTGGAAATACTATCCTACCTTCCCGTTAAACCTCTTATGTGATTCAGCTGCGTCAACAAAATCTTTCTACGCACTCATCTTTGATCCTTACTTTATTCAAATACATCTCAAGAAATCCGCACACAACCCGCCGCACCTAGCAGTAATTTCGATAAAAACTCATGATAATAAACCAAAAGTAGAATGTGGTGTAGCAACCTTCCCGACTTCACGTTTACTTGAGAACTTGTTCACCACCATCACCTACGATGCGAACAAGAATGACCGTAATTGGTGGCTTGTTGGTTCATGCAATGGATTGCTATGCTTAGTTGACCGGGATAGTTCACCCCCTTCTCCTCGAGATTCACGACACTGTTTCTGGAATCCAGCCACTAGGAAAAAAATCCGAATTTTTTTTAGCCACTTCGAATGATTATTTTCAATTCACTTTTGGATATGATACTTCTACTAAAACATATAAGGTGGTAGCCTTTGCAGTAGAGTTCGATTTGAACGCTAGTAATGCAAAAAGTGTGGTGAATATTTTCAGTATGGGTGATAATTCTTGGAGAAATATTCAATGCTTCCCTGTTCCTCCAATTGCAAGTTTAGATAACAATGGTGTGTATGTGACTGGTACTATTAATTGGTTGGCCTTTCACGATTACCGTTGTTTAGATGGTCTTTGTTGGAATATTACTGTTGAGCAATATGTGATTCTTTCACTCGTCTCTCCACTGAGACATACACTAAATTGTTGCTGCCTCAATGTTTTTAATAAGGTGCCATGTTATCAACCGAAACTTGTGGTTTTGATggactttctttgtttttgtcttgACTATGAGGAAACCCATTTTGTCATCATATGGCAAATGAAGGATTTTGGAGTTCACGAGTCTTggattcaattatttaaaattagttaCAACAATTTCCTTTCAATAATGGAGCTTAAATGGTTTAATTTGTCGCCATTGTATCTTTCTGGGAATGGTGATACATTGATACTGACAAATGATGTAGACAACGAGGCTTTTCTCTATAATTGCATAGACAATACAGTAAAGAAAATTGTAATCACTAACGATTTAGTGTGGTGGCAAGCCACGCATCACATTGAATGTTACTGTTACTATAAAGTCCATTTTTGTTATGCTTATGCCTTCCCTGATCTacagttgtattttttttcatgttttttataaCTAAAGTTAAACTTTGGtaataccaatttttttatgttttttataacTAAAGTTATACTTTCGGTTGCTCAGACTAAGATTTCAACTCAACTGTTACTATGAGTTAGCTTAGTTTTAAAGTTTCTGGCATCAATAGTCTATGATGTTGACATGTTGTAGTGTGGTCTGTTGTAATATAAACAACAGTATAAAACTTGACGGATATTAACAACAATATCAAACTTTGTTATCGATAGCCGCACTGTGTACTGCGATAGCAGTGCTCCGCTCCGACATGTGGAATTGTGTCACAGCAGGGAGTATATCCCGTTGCTACCCCTTCACAAAGGGATATCACAGTACAATTTGCTTTCGTAGCGATGCTACACACGTTTGGTAAAGAAAATGGAGTGGAAGTCCCAAGTATAGTCCTCTTACTTATCATAAGAATCCAAATTGTATGGCCAAATAGAAGTCCTCTTACTCAtcagataaaaaattaaaatttattagcaGTTTCTCTTTAGAGAGAACAAATATGAATCAGCAATTAAGAACATGCTCGTAAAAAACAAGCAGTGGTTCTAAAGGTACACACAAAACAGAGATGCAAACAACTAATGTAATTTATCTCAAACTCAAAACTAATGTGAAAACAAAACCGAGCAACAAGAGAAGTAATGTAATTAATCTCTTGCAGGTTGCAAGATGCAATGAAACAAATACTCAAGCCGAAACAGCAAGAGCTGGTGAAATTGAGAATAGAATATCCTTTCAGCACAATTTTGAGCAAATCTGTGTGAagaaaataactatataaataaataaataaataaataagtggaTCTTCTCCTGgtagataattttataaatctCCAGAGGATATGTTCCATatgcaacaaaataaaatgcatttctacttgtaccaaaaaaaaaaaaaaaaatgcatttctaCAAATGGCGCGTTTGACAGCAGGGATTCAGACAATCGTAGGAATTGCAGCAGTTGAATCCATATAACAATGCAGAAAATGACAGTCCCTATAAGAGAAAAACTAAGGAAACTCGGCAACCAGAAAGGCACTGTCTTTAAAACCTGAAGACAATGTACACCTCAGCAAGCATATCCACAAATAGAGAGACCCTAAAATTATGTTATCCATAAAACAACAGAGTAACTAGCTATAGCAATGCAGAAAAAACAACCAGATCTGAAACAGCAGAAAAATATAAAGGGGCTGTAAAAACTACAAACAAACGCAAACAAAGAGAATCGAAGAAGAATCAAGTAGATTCTTCGCAAAATCAAGGAAAacgagaagaaaaaaaaaagcttgatGGACAAGCATCAATGGCGGAACGGAAGCTAACTGAATCGTAACTAACTCCTCTcatgagagagagagggagagagaagaAACTGATACCATAGTATGAAATGAATAAAAGAGGGAAAAATCTTATTGATGAATGAAAGAGTACATGAGTATTAATACATATGGTGGCATAGGCAATGTAACTAACTGTAAGTAGAACAAAAGAGATGAAAGTAAAAGTCTAAATTGTCCTCTAAGCTTGTTTCTTGTATTGTAAGTTATCTGTTTTGCtattattcttttctttatctt harbors:
- the LOC25491547 gene encoding F-box/kelch-repeat protein At3g06240; translation: MAAAFLPDELIMEILSCLPVKPLMKFRCVNKFFNTVISDPQFVEVHLNKSVRNPHLTSILEQYNEDKQVIDWNLVTFPISRLLENHSTSVLYYDPYYRLTNDYCRWWVVGWCNGLLCLIDMRKSRSQDSRICFWNPATRTKSEYLLPSSNNCIWFAFGYDTLAKTYKVVSFCKELDVEHGNPRIWVKIFSMGNNSWRNIQCFPMLPLCRFNNHGVYLNDTINWLALRDHSVSDIFYWNDRLTTVKQCVILSLDLSSEKYTQFLLPRDFDKVPRYQPKLVVLMGCLCFCHDFEETHSVIWQMKDFGAQESWIQLLKISYSNFFSPMEHKQLDLLPLYLSENRDTLILANDHDDEEAFIYNCKDNRVKRIEITNKILWSRTNDYVESLVLTH